From a region of the Hymenobacter sp. GOD-10R genome:
- a CDS encoding type IV toxin-antitoxin system AbiEi family antitoxin has protein sequence MNTWTEQNLLDLAAAALQEQLQQPVQVQEPQVAATSDPHLHLDGRLLIGEPACGFRVEAKRKFTPAMLAQLRTRNQQSTEPPVLVIPYVSDALGQALQRQGVCYLDTAGNAYLRSTDPPFLVLIRGQRQSQVAAHGPQRAFQPAGVQLLYHLLSTPALLQASYRRLAEQAQVALGSVSILLRSLQQLGLLREEEGIRRWTEPTQVLRRWVEAYGEVVRPKLAAQRYRWLDSNVARQGWQVIELGSQAAWGSEPAAHLLLDGYLLPEFFTIYSTLPRSAVMGQLRLVPDPAGNVEVLSPMPTSLNVERVYPQAVPPLLVYADLLLTADPRNREVAHLLHERYLSDLA, from the coding sequence ATGAACACTTGGACGGAGCAAAACCTCTTGGATCTGGCAGCGGCGGCCCTGCAGGAGCAGTTGCAACAGCCAGTTCAGGTACAGGAGCCACAGGTGGCAGCCACAAGTGATCCTCACCTCCATTTGGACGGTCGACTATTGATCGGGGAACCAGCCTGCGGTTTTCGAGTAGAAGCTAAGCGAAAGTTTACTCCCGCGATGCTGGCGCAATTACGCACCCGAAACCAGCAAAGCACTGAGCCACCTGTCTTGGTTATTCCGTATGTATCCGATGCACTGGGACAAGCGCTGCAGCGCCAGGGGGTATGTTATCTCGATACGGCGGGGAATGCCTACCTCCGTTCGACCGACCCGCCCTTCTTGGTGCTGATCCGTGGGCAACGGCAATCACAAGTGGCAGCGCATGGGCCGCAGCGGGCTTTTCAACCGGCGGGCGTGCAGCTGCTCTACCATTTACTGAGTACGCCTGCACTCTTACAAGCCAGTTACCGCCGTCTGGCCGAGCAGGCCCAGGTAGCCCTAGGCTCCGTAAGTATCCTGCTGCGTAGCTTACAACAACTGGGTCTCCTGCGCGAGGAAGAGGGCATCCGCCGCTGGACAGAACCAACGCAAGTGCTACGCCGCTGGGTGGAAGCCTACGGGGAGGTAGTCCGCCCTAAGCTCGCCGCCCAGCGCTACCGCTGGCTTGATTCGAACGTGGCTCGGCAAGGCTGGCAAGTCATAGAGCTTGGCTCTCAGGCGGCGTGGGGCAGCGAACCCGCGGCGCATCTACTGCTCGACGGCTACTTACTGCCGGAGTTCTTTACTATCTATTCAACTTTACCGCGCAGTGCGGTCATGGGCCAGTTGCGGCTGGTACCGGATCCTGCTGGCAACGTAGAAGTGCTTTCTCCGATGCCAACATCCTTAAACGTAGAGAGAGTCTACCCACAAGCCGTACCCCCGTTACTGGTCTATGCCGACTTACTCCTAACAGCCGATCCCCGCAACCGGGAAGTGGCCCACTTGCTGCATGAACGCTACTTATCCGATCTGGCCTGA
- a CDS encoding nucleotidyl transferase AbiEii/AbiGii toxin family protein produces the protein MNATYPIWPEHLQPAGMSQAMEALERGFAQFGIDFYLIGAVARDIWLTQVYDEPARRMTKDLDLAVFIHDTAEYEALLSWLQEREGFRLTAHSAFCLLYEPAPNASRVTIDLMPFGAIADEAGTVHFTTRGVERISTVGFTEVLAGAATMITPAGQPWRVVTLPGIVILKLLAWQDRPERGKDATDIWGLLALYFDLVTEEIYTHHLDLLSEEETPDTTKLTLLVGARVLGRHLQQLVAAQPIRARLLALLDAELALQDRSPLARTMSQQGPTLATVLAALTALRAGMQDPGPPTHSNH, from the coding sequence ATGAACGCTACTTATCCGATCTGGCCTGAGCACCTACAACCAGCGGGTATGAGCCAAGCGATGGAAGCCTTGGAGCGCGGCTTTGCGCAGTTCGGCATTGACTTCTACCTGATCGGCGCAGTGGCCCGCGATATCTGGTTAACCCAGGTCTATGACGAGCCAGCGCGGCGTATGACCAAAGATCTGGACCTGGCGGTGTTCATTCACGACACAGCCGAATACGAGGCCCTGCTGAGCTGGCTGCAGGAACGCGAGGGCTTTCGCTTGACAGCGCATAGCGCGTTCTGCTTACTATACGAGCCGGCCCCCAACGCAAGCCGGGTCACGATCGACCTGATGCCTTTCGGGGCCATCGCCGATGAAGCGGGAACGGTGCACTTCACGACTCGAGGGGTGGAGCGTATCTCTACGGTGGGTTTTACCGAAGTGCTAGCGGGCGCGGCAACCATGATCACCCCTGCGGGGCAGCCTTGGCGAGTCGTGACTTTGCCGGGTATCGTCATCTTGAAGCTGCTAGCGTGGCAGGATCGGCCCGAGCGGGGCAAAGATGCCACCGATATCTGGGGCTTGCTGGCCCTCTATTTCGACTTAGTGACCGAGGAGATCTATACCCACCATCTCGACTTGCTCTCGGAAGAGGAAACCCCAGATACGACCAAGCTGACGTTGCTGGTTGGAGCCCGCGTACTGGGCCGTCATCTTCAGCAACTCGTAGCAGCACAGCCTATTCGTGCGCGCCTACTGGCGTTATTGGATGCCGAGCTCGCTTTACAGGACCGTAGTCCGCTAGCTAGAACCATGAGTCAGCAGGGACCAACCCTTGCCACTGTTCTGGCGGCGCTCACGGCATTGCGTGCCGGGATGCAAGATCCAGGGCCACCTACGCATTCAAACCACTAA
- a CDS encoding SusD/RagB family nutrient-binding outer membrane lipoprotein, with protein MKKTLLFCIPALLLATSCSKLDELDNINPKAASTIPSTSLVSNAQRMLANTVATPDYNLNPFRLYVQYWAETTYPDESQYNIEIRTINRFFWDPLYRDVLSDLNEAKRLIAADPLLSVTDPVAREKVRANQLASVEVLQVYAWMVLVDTFGDIPYSEALDIDKLNAKFDDDAAIYNDLSTRLNTAIGQFDAANNGLGNADLYYKGSTANWIKFANSLKLRLGMTLADVDAAKAKTLVEAAAPNVFTASTDDTKLTYLSSIPNASQLWVSLVNSGRADFVGANTFVDKLNALKDPRISTYFKPVGGVTPTTYKGGTYGAPNSYEANSAPGTVLEDPTFPATLLSYTEVQFLLAEAVERGFAVGGTAESHYNAAITNSIVADWKGTAASAATYLAQPSVAYATAGTSYKQKIGVQKWIALYNEPVESWKEWRRLDSPALVKPAAAISDIPLRLTYPTTEANLNGANYNAAATAIGGDVVTSKIFWDKF; from the coding sequence ATGAAAAAGACACTTTTGTTTTGCATTCCGGCGCTGCTGCTCGCAACTTCTTGCAGTAAGCTAGATGAGCTGGATAATATTAACCCGAAAGCGGCTTCGACTATACCAAGTACAAGTTTGGTTAGCAATGCACAGCGCATGTTAGCTAACACCGTTGCGACGCCGGATTATAACCTTAACCCTTTCCGACTGTACGTACAGTACTGGGCGGAAACCACTTACCCCGACGAGAGCCAATACAACATCGAAATCAGGACGATCAACCGATTCTTCTGGGACCCGTTGTATAGAGACGTGCTGAGTGACCTGAACGAAGCCAAAAGGTTGATTGCGGCAGACCCGCTGTTGAGCGTTACGGATCCGGTAGCCCGGGAAAAGGTCAGGGCCAATCAACTAGCATCCGTTGAGGTACTGCAAGTGTATGCTTGGATGGTCTTGGTAGATACCTTTGGTGATATCCCCTACTCAGAGGCCCTGGATATCGATAAGTTGAATGCCAAGTTTGATGATGATGCTGCGATTTACAACGACTTAAGTACTCGTTTGAATACCGCAATCGGACAATTTGATGCAGCCAACAATGGGTTGGGCAATGCCGATTTATACTATAAAGGCTCTACGGCAAACTGGATTAAGTTTGCGAACTCACTCAAACTACGCTTGGGCATGACCCTAGCCGACGTTGATGCGGCCAAAGCAAAGACGCTAGTTGAGGCGGCAGCTCCTAACGTATTTACTGCCAGTACGGATGATACCAAGCTGACGTACTTATCAAGTATTCCGAATGCTAGTCAGCTGTGGGTATCCTTGGTAAACAGCGGCAGAGCAGACTTCGTGGGGGCCAATACCTTTGTTGACAAGCTGAATGCGCTGAAAGATCCTAGGATAAGCACGTACTTCAAACCGGTTGGGGGAGTCACGCCCACTACTTACAAAGGCGGTACGTACGGAGCGCCCAACTCGTACGAAGCCAACTCTGCTCCGGGCACAGTGCTGGAAGATCCTACCTTCCCCGCAACCCTACTATCTTACACAGAAGTACAGTTTCTGCTAGCCGAGGCAGTGGAAAGAGGCTTTGCGGTAGGTGGCACGGCAGAAAGCCACTACAATGCAGCCATTACGAACTCTATTGTGGCGGACTGGAAAGGAACTGCTGCCAGCGCAGCTACCTACCTAGCTCAGCCTAGTGTTGCCTACGCTACGGCAGGCACCTCCTACAAGCAAAAGATTGGTGTTCAAAAATGGATTGCGCTATATAACGAGCCAGTAGAATCGTGGAAGGAGTGGAGAAGGTTGGACTCCCCTGCTTTAGTAAAACCTGCGGCTGCCATATCGGATATTCCGCTTCGGTTAACTTACCCCACTACCGAAGCTAATTTGAATGGTGCTAACTACAATGCGGCAGCAACTGCAATAGGGGGAGATGTAGTTACTTCCAAAATATTCTGGGACAAGTTTTAA